GCTTCCGCAGCCGTTCCATCAGTTCGGCGTCGACGCCGTTCGGCACGCTGCCGGCCGCGAGCGCGAAGTCCAGTGCGGCGCGCTCGGCATCGCTGTAGAGCTCGCTGCTCTGGTAGTCCCAGATCGCGTCGAGCTTTTCCTGCGACAGGCCGCTGATGCCGGCGGCGATCAGGGAATGCGCCTCGCAGTACTGGCAGCCGGCCGCGCGGCTGGCGAAGTGCGCAAGAAGGCGTTTGGTGGCCGGGTCGACCGCGCCCTCCGGGTCCATGACGGCCGAGGTCAATACGCCGAAGGCCTTCACGATTTCGGGCCGGCGCTGCATCGTCAGCAGGCTGTTCGGCACGAAACCCAGGATGTCGGCGAAGTGGTCGAAGGTCTCGGCCAGCTCGGGGGTGGTCTCGGGGGGCAGCGGTTCCA
Above is a genomic segment from Halomonas denitrificans containing:
- a CDS encoding carboxymuconolactone decarboxylase family protein; translated protein: MAFMEPLPPETTPELAETFDHFADILGFVPNSLLTMQRRPEIVKAFGVLTSAVMDPEGAVDPATKRLLAHFASRAAGCQYCEAHSLIAAGISGLSQEKLDAIWDYQSSELYSDAERAALDFALAAGSVPNGVDAELMERLRKHWSEDQIVEMLGAICLYGFLNRWNDSMATDLEDAPRELGERLLDRGGWTGERHGVKR